TCATAGCATCAACCTAAATCAAGGTTGAAAAGATAACCCTAAAAAGCATTAAACATCTATAAACTCACTCTAGATAAAGAAATACAAGGGGAAAAACCTAAGGAAAGCAGTGAGTGTTCTATAGATCACTGTTCTTTAAAACGGGTGAGGAAGGAGACAGATGTGAGGCATTCAGTGACTCAAACCAACGTGTCATTTAAAACAAGTCCAAAAGATGTAAAGTACTGTACAACTCGACATGACAACTAAACATACAATAACACAGTAAGACCCATCGAGAGTGCAAGAGGTAGCCCTTCTTACCCATAAAACCCCATTAATCCACAGCAGTCAAAAACAATCCCCTGCCTGGTTAGTTCCTCTTCAGAGTGAGCGTTTGATATCACAAATTGATTTACATAAATCTGCATATAGACCTAAAAAGTCAATAAGTAAAAGTGTTTAAATATATAGACATACTACATTGACAAAAAGCATCATGCATCTCTATAACGCGCAAGGTAACATTCCAAACGCTATGTTGGATCTCCGACCACCAATGGGTAAACTTGGCAGTTAAATGTATGAACCAATTTCAATCTGGTTATTTTCAAGGCAGTTTATACATTTGCGGACACCAGAGCGGCCACTGGGGTGTGGAAGATCGGCATCAATGTGGGAACATCAGACTTGAAGGAAAAGATCCATAGTAGTCCTCATCTACTCCATGTTGACATTTCCTCTCTCCATGGCAGACAGTCACCCTGGAATGATTCATCCATACAGTCAAGACTCCCTTCACCTCTCCTCATCCGTCAGTGGAACTTTAGTATCTGCGTTCAGTGGTATCATTGGGCTGTAAGTCTATTGATGAAGCCAAAATGACAGGAGGCTCTGCCAGGTCTACTCAACACCACAGATCCAAGTTCTTGGTGTTGGCAAAGCCTGGCTGATTGCGGATCTTCCAGTAGGTTCCGTTGCTCAGCCAGATCTCATTCCCGGCCGCATCCAGCTCTTTCCTGAAGGAGGGAAGAGTATATTTACTTTCTAGTGTGAGGTAACCTTTTAAAAAGGGGCATCAACAGATACTGTGCATGAACACACAATATAATGTCAGTGGTCACCAACACAAGTCCTGGAAAAGCTACAGgtgcaggcttttattctgaCCCTTCCCTAACACACCCGATTCAGCTAATCATAAAGACCCTGAATAGCAGGGATGATGACCACTGCCTTGCTATTTCTACAATAAATGCTCTTTGATTGCGTAAGGGACGGTTGGTGAGACTCACCTGAAGAAACGAGGCACGTGCTCCTCTCCCTTCTTGGCCAGCTCCTTTCGTCGGTCCCGCTGTTTCTGCTCTACTTCCTCCTTCTTACTGTCAGCCCCAGCTACATCTCCCTCCTCCAGGATCCTAAGGGGGAAAGAACAGTGGAGAGATACGAGATTCAGCTGCACTCTGCATGACAGAATCAAAAAGGCGTTAACAGGGTCAATTGTGTGTACAGTACCATCAATGCACAACACAGCTCCCTGACATTTGAGGAAGTAAATGTCACTGAACGACACCACCTACTGTACAggacccagagtttttcctggttagatcaggttcaagaaGTATTCCTAGCCCTACTTCCAATGCATTTGACAAATCTAAATGACGTGCACAGGGCTGAACATCCTCTACGTACGCATTACTGAGCAGGCTGGACGGTGGTCTCACCTCTGGTCTGGCCTGTAGCGGGTGTCTGAGGGAGGTAGGACCTTCTTGAGTTCAGGGGTCAGCTCATTGAGCTCCCTGGCGTAGCGACCGAAGCCGTAGTACTGGAAGTGGTCATCAGGCTGAGGGTCTGGCGATGGGAGAAACGGGGTACTGTGTGAGGCGACACATAGTGCTGGTACTAGAGTGGATTACGGACTCACGGATTGAGGAAAACATCCATAAGATAGAATTCACTGAAATAGTATGGATTAGGGAAAATAGAATAGGCACAATGGTGTGGATTACACCATTTTATAGGATAAACCATAATATCAAGATCGGATTAGAGATTAGGATTATCGTACATAGCAAATAATAGATCATTCAGATAATAGCAATACTCACTGGGCTTCCAGATGCACTTTGGGTTAGGCAGGGTGTCGCAGAAGATGCCCTCGTGCCACAGCCCACCAAACCGGTGGACCACCTCTCCCGCTTGGTTCAGAACCTGGCCCTGCACCTCGTTCTTACTGGTCTCTGAGGTCCAGTAGcgggactgagggagagagggaaagacacagggagagagagggggccgtgTCAATGGCAACGTGTTAGGTACTTCCATGTGTCAAGCTTTGGAGATTTCACAAATGTCTAGACCCCATTCAGGTCAAGTaccttttattttattcattatgGGTCCCATTATGGGGTTATCCTTCAATTTAGCTTCATGTTCTGTGGGCACCGGGCAGGGGTCTCACCTTGACGAAGGAGATCTTGCAGGTGCAGAGGTCACTCTTGGTGTTTCTGATGGTCACCTCGCCGTAGTGTTCCAGCCACCTCTGCTGACTCAGGACGTTGTGGACGCAGGTCACCACCTTGTTCCACTCGTAGTGATCCCCATATCTAGAgggcggagggagagagaaagacatgggTTTAATGCAACTGGATGAAGACATGCACTCTTCAAATTCATTGGACACCTAAGCCGGTTTCAATACTATGAACATTTAATTGAATAGCACAGTAAATTAGACTTCCAGACTTGTTACAGCTCATTTGGCAAGCGAATGCCTTTTCAAATCTTAAATCGGCTCAATCAAAACACTGTCCCCGAGCTTTTACTTTGAACAGCGGATGAAGACATTCAAAACGACGATGTGAAAGTAGGGTTACGTTCCTTCTTTATTTGGTCAAATAATCATGATGGAATTTGCATAAACACTCACTTCGGCAACTTGACATTCACTGGACCAGAGGAGATGATCTCCAAAGACTTTCCCCAGAACTTGTTCTTCCATTGCTGGTCTTGCCAAAAGGTGAAGTTCTCAGACTCTGCGTGCACGGCGGAGCAGGGCGGGTGGTGGCTGACCTGGGAACAAAGGAAAAACCTTAAAAATCACTGAATCTTCAGTGGAAGACACCCTGGATCAGTTTTAAGGGTTACTTGCCTTGCAGATGGACTCTAAAACGATTCTGGGTCAAGTCCTACCTGCTCAGCGATGTAGCGGAAGCCGCGCTCCTTGCGGTGGCTCTCGTAAGTCTCTCCCAGGACGGGGTTGAAGGGCTTGTAGCGGTTCCGCCAGGTAGCCCAGGCATAGCCAGAGATGGAGAAAACTCCAATGTATAGCTTCATGAAAAATAAGGTATGGGAAAACAGATGAGTGAGATCGCACCCATCAACAACATCAAATGGCACCTGAAGCAAACTGCTACCCCAAAAATCTACAAAAGACCATAGTGTTTTACATGCTAAATCTGCAATTCAAATTGACCCTAttcattgtttgtagttttcacCGTTTCTCTTGCAATGGCTCGAATGCACTCTACCCACACAccctacactgacactccaacaacACACACGCCACAGActttcacatacgctgctgctattaTGTTTATTATtgatcctgattgcctagtcacttttacccctacctacatgtacatactgtattacctcaactacctggcacccctgcacattgactcagtactggtactccttgtatacaaCCTTGTTATTGTGTTACCATTTAAAAAAGGTTTTAACTCTGTATAATTGggaatgggctcgtaagtaaacatttcacggtaaatTCTTACATCGGTTGTATTTGGCACGTGACCAATACCAGACTCTTTTTCAGATTTCAACTAAGCAAATCTACAGGCGTATCAATTCACTTGAATCAGCACCAACGCTGGTATTGCAGCACAAACCTATACTTGAGCTGTTTCGTTTTAAAGGTCAGGCATGTGTCGGGCCGCCTTACCATCCTTTCGAAGGGGTCCTCTGTGCTGTTGGCGATGTCCAGAAGCTCAGAGTACTCCAGCTCTTCGCTCACCCTCTGCAGCAGGTTCAGAGGTTCGTTGAGGCCACAGGGCATGGACACACGTGACAGGTCCTTGCCAATGTTGTTGTACAGGATGGTCATGATGCCAATGTGGCTGTTGTCGACACAGTTGGCGGGCAGGACGGTGCGGCGGCCTGTGTTGGTGGGCACGGTGCTGACCATGTCCGGGGCTCTGGACACGCTGGTGCGGTAGTTCAGGGTGGCAGAGGCTGCCAGGGGGAGAGGGCATACGACAAAAGGTTCGATTGAATTCTATACATTTCCTATTGAATCTCACGTTTATTTTTACGATTACGCCCAGCACTTAAGGCCTGAACATAAAAAATAGACATGATTCAGCCCTTAAAGGGAGGGTTCAGGATTTTCTCCAGGGTCAGGAACTTGTGGATACCttttatgtctctgcgttcagtttgaaggaagttgccaaatagcgttagcacaatgcctggaagtctatgggaatagctagcatgctagctgttcatgttgacttcatcattacgctaacactagttagcattggctagcAAAACTACAGGTAACTGTAggggtgcattttcctggcatggtttgGGGCCACTCAACACCTTAGACGGCAAGGTAACAGCCAGTAAATACACAGCCATTCTTAGTGATCACCTTcaacctacggtgaagcatttatATCCTGAGGGGAGTGGCCTCTTCCAGAAtggcaatgcccccatccacaaggcacgagtggtcactgaatggtttgatgagcattaAAAACTgtccgtctcagtcaccagatctcaacccaattgaacagcctagctaacgttagccgcctagctagaatttgtaacatccgttttgcaattcgtaacatataatacaaattgtaatttgtaacataagAAATGGCCGATGgattccacaaatgaatacataccatactaaatggagtgtcttggatttacatgacagaataatatgaaatgctccgAGATCAGGTTGAATTGAACACTTACGGTTGATTCTGGAGCGGCACTTAACAGCATTTTCTACCacaatcaacaaaacaccaaattatggaatttctcgttggaagaatggtgtcgcaacCCTCCAAGAGAGTTACAGAtgcttgtagaatctatgccaatgcTCATTGAAGCAGTTCTgccggctcgtggtggcccagcGCCCTATTAAGACCTATGTTGGCGTTTCCTTTACTTTGGCAGTTaacttcatactggacgcagagacataaatggtatccacgagATCTTAAGTAGATAAACAGTAAATAGACATTTTGTATGATTGAATGTATGCCAGAGTGCGAATGTCTCTTGTTTTAACTTGCAGACACGGCTACCAttagaggaccacaatggaaacaaATCTTTAGACTTGTGCATATAATCCTCAGCAATTTTTGGTACATTCATTTGTTGTCTGGTGTGGTTTCTTTATGCATTCAAAATCATGGCTTTGCAAAAACACTGAACCATCCCTTTCAAATATCTGAAGGCCCAAAGCTGTCAAGGAAAGGAAGATGGTGAAACAGGAGGAAAAATTAAGTAATGACATTAGAGTCTCGATTTCTCCATCTTCCAAATTAGAGTTGGATTGAGGTGGAGGGTATGACGTTTCAAGAGTGAAATATCTATACAGATTAAATTGTCACCAGTCCCACAAAACCAAAGAGACACCTCAGGAGGACAAAGAGGAATGAGAGTGATGATAAAATCATGGTTATAAAATGAGTAGACTACTAGGACGTTTTCAGGGTCCAATCAGTATGCTTGCATGTACAACATTGAAAATGTACCGTCTTCAAATAAATTACGTGCATCAATTAATTAAATGATTCGTATGAGACTTCCAATATGGCCGCAATTCACCACCACTCCACCGATACTTCAGTTTGACCAGTCCCAAAATACCTTTTGATTGCGGTTGGTCCGGTGATATTGCCTCTGCAGGCAAAGTGGAAGCTATGTTCAGAAAACGtaataaaaacacatttgaacACAGATTACATATATACACCCAATGTTGGTGTCAGCCGAGTTTATGAGTATAACTACCTAgatagagctgggcgatatggacaaaaatccatatcaCAATAAAGTTACTAAATGATCACGATAAATTGAAAGACAAGTTAATGCTAACGTTCACCAGTTACTTTTTTATATTACCCTTAAAACGACTAATTTGAAGGTTGTGGTCATCAATTGTCCTGTTAACAGCCCACATTTGACAGACATCTCATTTCAAACTACACATTCCTCTAGTAAAGGCTACTTATCGTTAAAATCGATATCAGTAAAACGTCCTCGATAAATGGTCGGTTCGGTCGATATTGATCATTttcggtttatcgtcccagctttACTAGATACTGCTGAatttaaaacaaatcaaatgcaTGTTGTTACTTATTTTTCAAGACAAAAACTCAAAATGGACCACATAGACCAAACTGCATTGAAGTTATAATGGGACTGCTCAAACACAATATTATAGAACACATCCTTAGAGTGGCCGTTCTAGTCGTTCTACTTCTAGGACCACAGTTAAACAGTAATATCCAAAGAGTGGCCGCTCACCATGGACCTCGTCTGGCTCAGAGTTACTGGTGGTGGTGATGTCACTCAGCCCGGACTCATCAGACTCCTCTTCTCCGTTTTCAGAGGAGTTCTCACAGACGACATCTCTGGCGTCATAGTACTCGGCCATGGAGTCGGCCAGCGAGGGGGTGCGCTGCACAGAGCAACCCTTAGAGGGCGTCTTCTCAGCATTCTGGAGGAAGGGTGGGGGATAAGAGTGTCCGAAGGAGGAAGAATAAGATTATAGATAACAGGAAGCATACAAAATCAACACTTTCGGATGGATAAAAGTGATGTCAATAATGTCATACAAAAGAAAGTTAAGGAAGAAAACCCTGCTCATTTGATAGAGAATCCCATGCATACAGGCACAAACACAGAcgcagagacaggcagacacacagtaCACAGCCAGACACGCGTTCAGAAACAAGTGGTAGCCTGCCTCTTGCTGAGTGGGGGTTGGCGGCTGGATACACACCTGGTCCTGACGCACAGTGCTGTAGGACTCCTTGGAACCCCCCGTGGATCCAGAGGAAAGGGACAGGGAATGAACTTTGGTTTGGCAAGACTGCACCTCCAGCTGGATACACACACAGTGACTTATTAGTATACTGTAGAGAATTGTATGAATAGCAAGCACAATATTAAGCTCATTTCCCAATGTCACATTATCAAACTTGGCCCACATGCAGGTAAGTTGGACAAAATGTACAGTATGAACATTTGGTGGAAGTTTTCCCTCAGAATTCTTTCAGCTTTGTCAGATCCATCCAGGACGAAACAATTGACACAGCGTTCAACCAAAACAAACTATCCTAGTTCCATTTTCATAGTAATTAGTGAAGTTCAAAAACATCTAGTAACTCGGATCAAATAAATACGTTTGGGGGaggtttattttttttctttcaccaAGATAAATCTAATCTGTTTGAACAAGTGTCTTTACATTTGAAAAGGCTTTCGTTTTCATCCAGGCAGGCTCAAGACAGGAGAACAGGGAGGAATGGTTCTGCCCCTGATAGGCAGTACCGAGATGTCCCAGCCCCAAACAGCCCAAACCAGTTCTGGCTGGTTTCACACACACTTGAACAACAGCACACTGATACGGGACTATATTTTAGAAGGAGAGAGCAAAAGAAAGCAAGAGAATAGGTGTGGCCCAACAAAACATCTGCTGTGTGCGTTTTAAACAGAGACCAGTGTTATTGACTAAATGTGAATAAAGCCTTTGTATTGGTCGCTAGGTCTCTTCCTGTTGTTCTTGTTACTTCGGGGGAAAAAAACTAAGAAATGTAGGTCTCTCCTTTGGAGCCATTAACAATGGTTTATGTTCTTAGTGTATAGCAGGATGTCCGTTTTTTTAGCGTGTGCActgtatatgtgagtgtgtgtccagggcAGGCATTTTACCTCAGACAGTGTGCTACACAGGGTGGCCAGTTGATTGGAGGTGGAAGAGCGTAGGTCTGGGCCGGTCCAAGCCTGTCGGACCCGCTCACGTTCCAGGGCGAGCACCTCGTGGATGGACTTGAGAGATGCATGAACTGAGAAGATTACGGCAGACAAATGTCATTTTCATTTGATTTCCCATTTTCATCCATACCAACATAAGTCCCTATGTAACTAAAGTCAATTACTACCAGATTGCAGTGGTCTACATAGGTCCTTTTTAAATGTTGCAGAACCAGCCTCACTATACCAGCTCTACACATGACTTTCCTATGGGGAACTTCATTAACACCCCATCGAATGAGCACCAAAAGCCTGTAACACCCCTCTCTTACCCCTATGGGACAAAGCACAGATGTCCTGCTGGATCTTCTTGGCTTCAGGGGAGGTTATGAGggggttggagagctgggagtaCACATAGTCCGGGATGGACGACACCGAGGCTGCTCCCACACTCAGGTGGTTGGACGATGTGCTCAGGTGGCTGGAGGTAaactgaaggaggagagggggaaggagggaggaaagtgtgtgggggggtggatgATGTGTGTAGAGAGCCATTTGTTGTGTCACTTTCGAGTGACGCACGCGCATGCTAGCGTCAAAAAGGCCTGTAGTTGTATCAGAATAGCTTTACATACGTCGGGACCTTGACAAACGCAACAGTGAGTGATGACCATGAAAACAAAACTGATGGCTAGAATTATGCTCAACAAGTACATTCTCCTGGCTTTATCTagctccattttttttattttaccttgcCTTTTGCTAGCTCGCTAGGTAATTAGACATCTGCCATGTTGTAGAAGACCATCTAATTACAAGTTTGTTAACTTGCATGAGATGCCTCTGAAGTTGTCATTCACTTAAATGTAAACAAGTCCCTTTTGGATGCCTAACTGCGCGTACAACGTTTCATGACACAACCAGGAACTTAGTTTATATATTGTATGTTAGTAGCCTTACTTCTTTTGTAGAATCACTGCAGTTTTTTACTTTTCTCATCTTTAGAAAAACCCATCTCGTCAGCTATAAATATACTATGGTGCAACGATCAGATTATTGTTTATGcaatgtgtcaatgtgtttgTACCGGTCCCTAAACCATAAATGAAAAAATGAGAGGGGACATGCGGGAACGGTGGGTGAaagtagaagaggaggaggattcTGAGACAGCCATGACACAGAAGTGTCCAGAAAATGTTCCTATCCAATGACAAATGTCTTGTACAGTGGGTGtcataagtattcaactccttggATTTCACATTTTcctgttacaaagtgggattaaaatggatgtaattctttttttgtcaacaatcaaCACAATACAAacattaaacattaaaataccttGATGTAGATAAGTATTGGACCCCGTGAGTcattacatgttagaaacacTTTTTGGCAGAAATGACAGCTGTgactcttcttgggtaagtcttatcagtgctttgcacacctgtattacgCAATATTCGCccattattcttcaagctctgtcaaggtgttggggatcatggctagacagcaatttaagtcttgccatagattttcaagcagatttaagtcaacgAACTTGGCCACTCGGGAGCATTTACTATCTTCTTGGTAGGGAacgccagtgtagatttggccttgtgttgtaggttattgtcaaGCTGAAAGgcgaattcctctcccagtgtctggcaTAAAGTAGACTGAAGAAGGTTGTCCTCCAAGTTGTTGCCTGCGTTTAGCTCCATCCAGTTTCTTTTTGTCCtgaaactccccagtctttgccaatgacaagcatacccataccatgatgcagccaccaccatgcttgaaaataagcaggcagttactcagtgatgtgttggatttgatCCAAACATACAGCTTTGCATTTCAGCGAAAAAGTATATTCCTTTgtcgtgttttttttttgtttttttttccgCCCCAGGATTACTTtagtgttttggaatatttttactcTGTATATTTATTTGTATTCATCTTTTGACTCTGTCATTTAGGCCATCATTGTAGAGTCACTACAAcattgattcatcctcagttgtCCCAACACAGCCATAGAACTCcatagtcatttaaaaaaaaaaaatcacctatggcctcatggtaacatccctgagtAGTTTCCTtgctgtcctgcagctcagttcagaaggacgattgtatctttgatgtgtctagGTGGTATAACGCATCATCCGCAGCACAATTATTAACTTTACCACACACAAAGagttattcaatgtctgatttgatatcgttacccatctaccaatcactgcccttctttatgaggcttttgaaaaagctccctggtctttgtagtcgaatctgtgcttgaaattcaatacttgactgagggaccttagatGTTTTAtctatgggggacagaggaagggttagtcattaAAAACTCATGTCAACCCCttttatttcacacagagtgagtccatgtagcttatgtgatttgttaagctacatttactcctgaactaattttggcttgcctaaacaaagcgGGTGAATATTCATGCAACTATATTTTAGTcattacatttttgttaatttgGAAATTGTCTAATTGTATTTTTCAATGACAGAGTATTTTCTGTACAtttctgtacaaaaaaaaaatatctatttcaatcccactttgtaacaacaaaatgtggaaaaacactTATGATACCCACCGTATAGGACATGAGAACTTACCATGCTGCGGGCTTCGACTCCGGACAGGGTGCGAGAGTGACCAAATATCTTGTTTGTCGTCTTCCTCTCCTTCTTGGCCTTGGGGGTATTAAGGGTCAGATTCTGAAAGACAGGTAGAATAGATAGATGCTCAGACTAAAGAACAGCCAACCACtaaattaacccccccccccccccccatagagaACAGCTTATATACAGCACGTGCGGTTGTAGAGTAGTGGTTAGGCCGGTGACCTTACCTGCATGTTGATTCGTCGCTCTAGGTCACTGTTGGAGATTGGTTGCTGGCCACTCTCCAGCCAATTGAGCCTCTGGATGAGCTGGGCCAACTCAGTCAAGTCCAACTGAGAACGAGCTAGCTCTGTGGGGGTCAAGGGTCAGAGAAGATTATTGATACATCTTTGGAGTGAAAGCCTAGCTCTGAAAATAACTGGATATTCATTTAACGCTGAATTGTAAATTGATAGCCTTGATTCCCTAGCTTCACCATGGAAGTACCTTACCTTGGGAGCAGGTATCTGATTGGTGGGTCTGCTGGAGCCATGCTGCCACCTTGCCGTTGACCCCTGGGGCTGCTGTGGGCAGAACCTCCATCTCAGCCTGGTAGACCGAGGCAGAGCTGGCGTAGTGAGGGTACTGGAAACCACATGATTTGGGgacagaggagggaaagagaaggaagTGTAGTCAAGTGTCAGTCAAAGCCAATTTGTATAAAGTCCCCTTGTTCTATTCAGAATATACCTTCACCTATTTTGGCGTGACCAGAACGTATTTGGTTGTAGCACTGCAAGTAGCAGATCACATTGCGTCACACACACCGTTTCTCTGTTCACTCACCATGCCTGGCATGGCGGCTTGGTTTCTCTGGGCTAGACTGGCCATGGCTGGCAACAACGTGCTGTTGCCCATGGTGAGGGCATGGAGGACTCCGTGGTGGACACCCAGGGCCTCGTTCTTCTTGAAGACACGATGGGCACACAGCTTGGTCAGCCATATGTAGAACAAGTCATTGTTCTTGGCCTAACAGGAGAGTGAATTTTACATTAATAATTACGTTAATGGGGGGGACAACACATGCTACTTCTTCTGGATAAGAAACAGATGTGAAAAGGAAACTGTGAAAAAtgatgtgaaaaacccagcagcgttgcagttcttgacacaatccGGAGTGCTTGgcacccgttcaaaggcacttaaatgttttgtcttgcccattcaccctcaatggcacacacacacaatccatgtctcaattgtctcaaggccttAAAATtgttctttaacccgtctcctccccttcatctacactgattgaagtggatttaacaattgacGTCAATAAaagatcatagcttttacctggtcagtctatgtgtCATGGAAATAGCATGTTCTTAgtattttgtatactcagtgtacctTGAGGTGGTATAAATAGTCTCCACCATCCAGATCGATGCGATTGGACTTCTTGTTGATGGACATGACAGCGAGGCTAACGTCCAGGGAGCCGTGGA
This genomic stretch from Salmo trutta chromosome 32, fSalTru1.1, whole genome shotgun sequence harbors:
- the LOC115170995 gene encoding oxysterol-binding protein-related protein 7 isoform X1, translating into MGGRKIKVRLLSRWPRPWVIHGFQSCVSSEREPCRKAELTFSDVVHPIVMMDPRVCPPSLNNSQSLMSGLDKSPGGFKAGHSRNDSAGSSRNSRQNSRNWEVLEDHMDIGSGIGSGLDMSIPGICEGFLMKRRKYPLKGWHKRYFLLEKGILKYSKTQQDIQRGKLHGSLDVSLAVMSINKKSNRIDLDGGDYLYHLKAKNNDLFYIWLTKLCAHRVFKKNEALGVHHGVLHALTMGNSTLLPAMASLAQRNQAAMPGMYPHYASSASVYQAEMEVLPTAAPGVNGKVAAWLQQTHQSDTCSQELARSQLDLTELAQLIQRLNWLESGQQPISNSDLERRINMQNLTLNTPKAKKERKTTNKIFGHSRTLSGVEARSMGPFTSSHLSTSSNHLSVGAASVSSIPDYVYSQLSNPLITSPEAKKIQQDICALSHRVHASLKSIHEVLALERERVRQAWTGPDLRSSTSNQLATLCSTLSELEVQSCQTKVHSLSLSSGSTGGSKESYSTVRQDQNAEKTPSKGCSVQRTPSLADSMAEYYDARDVVCENSSENGEEESDESGLSDITTTSNSEPDEVHASTLPAEAISPDQPQSKASATLNYRTSVSRAPDMVSTVPTNTGRRTVLPANCVDNSHIGIMTILYNNIGKDLSRVSMPCGLNEPLNLLQRVSEELEYSELLDIANSTEDPFERMLYIGVFSISGYAWATWRNRYKPFNPVLGETYESHRKERGFRYIAEQVSHHPPCSAVHAESENFTFWQDQQWKNKFWGKSLEIISSGPVNVKLPKYGDHYEWNKVVTCVHNVLSQQRWLEHYGEVTIRNTKSDLCTCKISFVKSRYWTSETSKNEVQGQVLNQAGEVVHRFGGLWHEGIFCDTLPNPKCIWKPNPQPDDHFQYYGFGRYARELNELTPELKKVLPPSDTRYRPDQRILEEGDVAGADSKKEEVEQKQRDRRKELAKKGEEHVPRFFRKELDAAGNEIWLSNGTYWKIRNQPGFANTKNLDLWC
- the LOC115170995 gene encoding oxysterol-binding protein-related protein 7 isoform X3; this translates as MGGRKIKVRLLSRWPRPWVIHGFQSCVSSEREPCRKAELTFSDVVHPIVMMDPRVCPPSLNNSQSLMSGLDKSPGGFKAGHSRNDSAGSSRNSRQNSRNWEVLEDHMDIGSGIGSGLDMSIPGICEGFLMKRRKYPLKGWHKRYFLLEKGILKYSKTQQDIQRGKLHGSLDVSLAVMSINKKSNRIDLDGGDYLYHLKAKNNDLFYIWLTKLCAHRVFKKNEALGVHHGVLHALTMGNSTLLPAMASLAQRNQAAMPGMYPHYASSASVYQAEMEVLPTAAPGVNGKVAAWLQQTHQSDTCSQELARSQLDLTELAQLIQRLNWLESGQQPISNSDLERRINMQNLTLNTPKAKKERKTTNKIFGHSRTLSGVEARSMGPFTSSHLSTSSNHLSVGAASVSSIPDYVYSQLSNPLITSPEAKKIQQDICALSHRVHASLKSIHEVLALERERVRQAWTGPDLRSSTSNQLATLCSTLSELEVQSCQTKVHSLSLSSGSTGGSKESYSTVRQDQNAEKTPSKGCSVQRTPSLADSMAEYYDARDVVCENSSENGEEESDESGLSDITTTSNSEPDEVHEAISPDQPQSKASATLNYRTSVSRAPDMVSTVPTNTGRRTVLPANCVDNSHIGIMTILYNNIGKDLSRVSMPCGLNEPLNLLQRVSEELEYSELLDIANSTEDPFERMLYIGVFSISGYAWATWRNRYKPFNPVLGETYESHRKERGFRYIAEQVSHHPPCSAVHAESENFTFWQDQQWKNKFWGKSLEIISSGPVNVKLPKYGDHYEWNKVVTCVHNVLSQQRWLEHYGEVTIRNTKSDLCTCKISFVKSRYWTSETSKNEVQGQVLNQAGEVVHRFGGLWHEGIFCDTLPNPKCIWKPNPQPDDHFQYYGFGRYARELNELTPELKKVLPPSDTRYRPDQRILEEGDVAGADSKKEEVEQKQRDRRKELAKKGEEHVPRFFRKELDAAGNEIWLSNGTYWKIRNQPGFANTKNLDLWC
- the LOC115170995 gene encoding oxysterol-binding protein-related protein 7 isoform X2, whose translation is MGGRKIKVRLLSRWPRPWVIHGFQSCVSSEREPCRKAELTFSDVVHPIVMMDPRVCPPSLNNSQSLMSGLDKSPGGFKAGHSRNDSAGSSRNSRQNSRNWEVLEDHMDIGSGIGSGLDMSIPGICEGFLMKRRKYPLKGWHKRYFLLEKGILKYSKTQQDIQRGKLHGSLDVSLAVMSINKKSNRIDLDGGDYLYHLKAKNNDLFYIWLTKLCAHRVFKKNEALGVHHGVLHALTMGNSTLLPAMASLAQRNQAAMPGMYPHYASSASVYQAEMEVLPTAAPGVNGKVAAWLQQTHQSDTCSQELARSQLDLTELAQLIQRLNWLESGQQPISNSDLERRINMQNLTLNTPKAKKERKTTNKIFGHSRTLSGVEARSMFTSSHLSTSSNHLSVGAASVSSIPDYVYSQLSNPLITSPEAKKIQQDICALSHRVHASLKSIHEVLALERERVRQAWTGPDLRSSTSNQLATLCSTLSELEVQSCQTKVHSLSLSSGSTGGSKESYSTVRQDQNAEKTPSKGCSVQRTPSLADSMAEYYDARDVVCENSSENGEEESDESGLSDITTTSNSEPDEVHASTLPAEAISPDQPQSKASATLNYRTSVSRAPDMVSTVPTNTGRRTVLPANCVDNSHIGIMTILYNNIGKDLSRVSMPCGLNEPLNLLQRVSEELEYSELLDIANSTEDPFERMLYIGVFSISGYAWATWRNRYKPFNPVLGETYESHRKERGFRYIAEQVSHHPPCSAVHAESENFTFWQDQQWKNKFWGKSLEIISSGPVNVKLPKYGDHYEWNKVVTCVHNVLSQQRWLEHYGEVTIRNTKSDLCTCKISFVKSRYWTSETSKNEVQGQVLNQAGEVVHRFGGLWHEGIFCDTLPNPKCIWKPNPQPDDHFQYYGFGRYARELNELTPELKKVLPPSDTRYRPDQRILEEGDVAGADSKKEEVEQKQRDRRKELAKKGEEHVPRFFRKELDAAGNEIWLSNGTYWKIRNQPGFANTKNLDLWC